The Argopecten irradians isolate NY chromosome 6, Ai_NY, whole genome shotgun sequence genome has a window encoding:
- the LOC138325123 gene encoding uncharacterized protein isoform X1, protein MNTEQSDVIENSVTVEIKDKTEDINQFDSVSNIRSQPDRSREAVSKQALKDSTNTQHIDSNKRAAEGGGTIQTQELTPHVAPPHKTKKMKRGIFISYSPDAGFVERKFVVDTVRQLKENNLAEDIWFDKDEKNTDSPVWFSLRMEAVEKCRASILFFSPSYFSCPVSMYESKTLLQRRRQDPHSVAIFPIIFSSLENTEIPKDYFLLIKHAVDLSKDHAKKSLAEKTSVVIGGIMEELEKYASMNIPPTPVTPPDTEFTEEYKKKKICQWSASDLQEWLFNLGIKEFYRQSLAENMVDGFLLMSLTDNDMIQHLGIDSRVVRKKIMQQILITLDSEHKQKDNWHLRARALRAKPDVIYLVYDPADVRLAQNLKADLKKKNLQVLHHDSMKLGKSKEEFLLINGPVMATSSQIVVLLTEASITSPFVFHEVLFADWLGKKLVTAMFKNVWMNFRASLKAVLGECPSVDFETKMYNESLDVLEHHIKPLRRVPGVVLEQAYLNKMAEGLKPLEVLGTVAPGGTQSPYYKEGEPQVFISYQWDMQGKVLDIKQMLENNGLQCWADITMASTTQPRGHSSKSSRSSVTLLEVGGETLQSQIQRNMKASAVVVCCITPKYLQSDNCKKDLTLAETFNKPIIPVLLRFSPLESAPDQVRKIIAKYSCVDLSNDRLYKQHMAVVLERVKKYVVPRGYS, encoded by the exons ATGAATACCGAACAGTCGGATGTGATAGAAAATTCTGTGACTGTGGAAATCAAAGACAAGACAGAGGACATCAACCAGTTTGATTCCGTCTCAAATATTCGTTCACAACCTGACAGATCACGAGAGGCTGTGTCAAAGCAAGCTCTGAAGGATTCTACGAATACCCAACACATTGACAGCAATAAACGGGCTGCTGAGGGTGGAGGCACCATACAGACCCAGGAATTGACACCACATGTGGCTCCCCCTCACAAAACCAAAAAGATGAAGCGGGGTATATTTATTTCCTATTCCCCTGATGCCGGATTTGTTGAGAGAAAATTTGTAGTGGACACGGTACGGCAGCTGAAGGAAAACAATCTTGCAGAGGACATTTGGTTTGATAAGGATGAGAAAAACACTGACAGTCCTGTGTGGTTCTCTTTGCGTATGGAAGCAGTTGAGAAGTGTCGTGCCTCCATACTATTCTTCTCACCGAGTTACTTTTCTTGTCCTGTGTCAATGTATGAAAGTAAAACACTTCTACAAAGACGACGTCAGGATCCCCACTCTGTAGCTATATTTCCCATAATTTTCTCATCTCTAGAAAACACAGAAATCCCCAAAGATTACTTCTTGTTAATAAAACATGCTGTAGACTTAAGTAAAGACCATGCAAAAAAGAGTTTAGCTGAGAAAACCTCTGTGGTGATAGGTGGTATTATGGAGGAGCTAGAAAAGTATGCGTCCATGAATATACCCCCAACACCTGTGACACCGCCGGATACGGAGTTCACGGAGGAGtacaaaaagaagaaaatatgtCAGTGGAGCGCTAGTGATTTACAGGAATGGCTCTTCAATCTAGGAATAAAGGAATTCTATCGGCAAAGTTTGGCTGAAAATATGGTGGATGGATTTCTACTAATGTCACTGACAGACAACGACATGATACAACACCTCGGGATTGATAGTCGTGTCGTCCGCAAAAAAATCATGCAACAGATTCTCATAACATTAGACTCAGAACACAAACAGAAGGACAACTGGCACCTGCGGGCGCGAGCCCTACGTGCCAAACCTGATGTTATATATTTGGTGTACGATCCAGCAGATGTGCGACTCGCGCAGAACCTCAAAGCTGActtgaaaaagaaaaatctaCAG GTGCTACACCATGACAGTATGAAGCTTGGCAAGTCCAAGGAAGAGTTCCTACTTATCAACGGTCCAGTCATGGCCACATCCTCCCAGATAGTCGTCCTCCTTACAGAAGCTTCCATAACCTCGCCATTTGTCTTCCACGAGGTCCTATTTGCCGACTGGCTTGGCAAAAAACTTGTCACTGCCATGTTTAAGAATGTTTGGATGAACTTCAGGGCCTCCTTGAAAGCGGTGCTGG GTGAATGCCCTTCTGTGGATTTTGAAACCAAAATGTACAATGAGAGTTTAGATGTGTTGGAGCATCATATCAAACCACTAAGGCGCGTTCCGGGCGTGGTTCTGGAGCAAGCCTATCTTAACAAGATGGCGGAGGGACTGAAGCCGCTCGAGGTTCTCGGTACCGTTGCACCAG GAGGCACACAATCTCCGTACTATAAAGAAGGCGAGCCCCAGGTATTCATAAGCTACCAGTGGGACATGCAGGGCAAGGTGCTGGACATCAAACAGATGCTAGAAAACAATGGTCTCCAGTGCTGGGCAGACATCACCATGGCTAGTACTACCCAGCCACGCGGACACAGCAGCAAGAGCAGCCGTAGTAGCGTGACGTTACTAGAGGTTGGAGGTGAAACCTTACAGAGCCAGATCCAACGGAACATGAAGGCATCGGCTGTAGTAGTGTGCTGTATCACCCCAAAATACCTTCAAAGTGACAATTGTAAGAAAGATCTTACTCTGGCCGAAACATTCAACAAACCTATCATTCCTGTGCTTTTGAGGTTCTCTCCCCTTGAAAGTGCCCCTGACCAGGTGCGAAAGATCATTGCCAAGTATAGTTGTGTGGACCTGAGTAACGACCGCCTATACAAACAACACATGGCCGTCGTGTTGGAGAGAGTCAAAAAGTATGTAGTACCGCGTGGATATAGCTGA
- the LOC138325123 gene encoding uncharacterized protein isoform X2, with product MNTEQSDVIENSVTVEIKDKTEDINQFDSVSNIRSQPDRSREAVSKQALKDSTNTQHIDSNKRAAEGGGTIQTQELTPHVAPPHKTKKMKRGIFISYSPDAGFVERKFVVDTVRQLKENNLAEDIWFDKDEKNTDSPVWFSLRMEAVEKCRASILFFSPSYFSCPVSMYESKTLLQRRRQDPHSVAIFPIIFSSLENTEIPKDYFLLIKHAVDLSKDHAKKSLAEKTSVVIGGIMEELEKYASMNIPPTPVTPPDTEFTEEYKKKKICQWSASDLQEWLFNLGIKEFYRQSLAENMVDGFLLMSLTDNDMIQHLGIDSRVVRKKIMQQILITLDSEHKQKDNWHLRARALRAKPDVIYLVYDPADVRLAQNLKADLKKKNLQVLHHDSMKLGKSKEEFLLINGPVMATSSQIVVLLTEASITSPFVFHEVLFADWLGKKLVTAMFKNVWMNFRASLKAVLGECPSVDFETKMYNESLDVLEHHIKPLRRVPGVVLEQAYLNKMAEGLKPLEVLGTVAPGGTQSPYYKEGEPQVFISYQWDMQGKVLDIKQMLENNGLQCWADITMASTTQPRGHSSKSSRSSVTLLEVGGETLQSQIQRNMKASAVVVCCITPKYLQSDNCKKDLTLAETFNKPIIPVLLRFSPLESAPDQVRKIIAKYSCVDLSNDRLYKQHMAVVLERVKKSSATH from the exons ATGAATACCGAACAGTCGGATGTGATAGAAAATTCTGTGACTGTGGAAATCAAAGACAAGACAGAGGACATCAACCAGTTTGATTCCGTCTCAAATATTCGTTCACAACCTGACAGATCACGAGAGGCTGTGTCAAAGCAAGCTCTGAAGGATTCTACGAATACCCAACACATTGACAGCAATAAACGGGCTGCTGAGGGTGGAGGCACCATACAGACCCAGGAATTGACACCACATGTGGCTCCCCCTCACAAAACCAAAAAGATGAAGCGGGGTATATTTATTTCCTATTCCCCTGATGCCGGATTTGTTGAGAGAAAATTTGTAGTGGACACGGTACGGCAGCTGAAGGAAAACAATCTTGCAGAGGACATTTGGTTTGATAAGGATGAGAAAAACACTGACAGTCCTGTGTGGTTCTCTTTGCGTATGGAAGCAGTTGAGAAGTGTCGTGCCTCCATACTATTCTTCTCACCGAGTTACTTTTCTTGTCCTGTGTCAATGTATGAAAGTAAAACACTTCTACAAAGACGACGTCAGGATCCCCACTCTGTAGCTATATTTCCCATAATTTTCTCATCTCTAGAAAACACAGAAATCCCCAAAGATTACTTCTTGTTAATAAAACATGCTGTAGACTTAAGTAAAGACCATGCAAAAAAGAGTTTAGCTGAGAAAACCTCTGTGGTGATAGGTGGTATTATGGAGGAGCTAGAAAAGTATGCGTCCATGAATATACCCCCAACACCTGTGACACCGCCGGATACGGAGTTCACGGAGGAGtacaaaaagaagaaaatatgtCAGTGGAGCGCTAGTGATTTACAGGAATGGCTCTTCAATCTAGGAATAAAGGAATTCTATCGGCAAAGTTTGGCTGAAAATATGGTGGATGGATTTCTACTAATGTCACTGACAGACAACGACATGATACAACACCTCGGGATTGATAGTCGTGTCGTCCGCAAAAAAATCATGCAACAGATTCTCATAACATTAGACTCAGAACACAAACAGAAGGACAACTGGCACCTGCGGGCGCGAGCCCTACGTGCCAAACCTGATGTTATATATTTGGTGTACGATCCAGCAGATGTGCGACTCGCGCAGAACCTCAAAGCTGActtgaaaaagaaaaatctaCAG GTGCTACACCATGACAGTATGAAGCTTGGCAAGTCCAAGGAAGAGTTCCTACTTATCAACGGTCCAGTCATGGCCACATCCTCCCAGATAGTCGTCCTCCTTACAGAAGCTTCCATAACCTCGCCATTTGTCTTCCACGAGGTCCTATTTGCCGACTGGCTTGGCAAAAAACTTGTCACTGCCATGTTTAAGAATGTTTGGATGAACTTCAGGGCCTCCTTGAAAGCGGTGCTGG GTGAATGCCCTTCTGTGGATTTTGAAACCAAAATGTACAATGAGAGTTTAGATGTGTTGGAGCATCATATCAAACCACTAAGGCGCGTTCCGGGCGTGGTTCTGGAGCAAGCCTATCTTAACAAGATGGCGGAGGGACTGAAGCCGCTCGAGGTTCTCGGTACCGTTGCACCAG GAGGCACACAATCTCCGTACTATAAAGAAGGCGAGCCCCAGGTATTCATAAGCTACCAGTGGGACATGCAGGGCAAGGTGCTGGACATCAAACAGATGCTAGAAAACAATGGTCTCCAGTGCTGGGCAGACATCACCATGGCTAGTACTACCCAGCCACGCGGACACAGCAGCAAGAGCAGCCGTAGTAGCGTGACGTTACTAGAGGTTGGAGGTGAAACCTTACAGAGCCAGATCCAACGGAACATGAAGGCATCGGCTGTAGTAGTGTGCTGTATCACCCCAAAATACCTTCAAAGTGACAATTGTAAGAAAGATCTTACTCTGGCCGAAACATTCAACAAACCTATCATTCCTGTGCTTTTGAGGTTCTCTCCCCTTGAAAGTGCCCCTGACCAGGTGCGAAAGATCATTGCCAAGTATAGTTGTGTGGACCTGAGTAACGACCGCCTATACAAACAACACATGGCCGTCGTGTTGGAGAGAGTCAAAAA ATCATCGGCCACACATTAA
- the LOC138326225 gene encoding uncharacterized protein yields MWYSVRYSPECGIQYDTLPDGGIQYDILLNVVFSMILSLNMVFSMILSLNVVFSTILSLNVVFSTILSLNVVFRYECGIVRFSLNVVFSTILSLNVVFSTILSLNVVFSTILSLNVVFSTILSLNVSIHTILSLNVVFSTILSLNVVFSTILSLNVVFSTILSLNVVSYDTLPECGIQYDTLPECGIQYDTLPECGIQYDTFPECGIQYDTLPECGIQYDTLPECGIHTILSLNVVFSTILSLNVVFSTILSLNVVFSTILSLNVVICTILSLNEYDILPECGIQYDTLPECGVQYDTLPECGIQYDTPPECGIQYDTLPECGVQYDTLPECGVQYDTLPECGVQYDTLPECGIQYDTLPECGIQLSLEEDNRCQ; encoded by the exons atgtggtattcagtacgatactctcctgaatgtggtattcagtacgatactctccctgatggtggtattcagtacgatattCTCCTGAATGTGGTATTCAGTATGATACTCTCTCTGAATATGGTATTCAGTATGATACTCTCCCTGAATgtggtattcagtacgatactctccctgaatgtggtattcagtacgatactctctcTGAATGTGGTATTCAGATACGAATGTGGTATAGTACGATTCTCCCTGAATGTGGTATTCAGTACAATACTCTCCCTGAATgtggtattcagtacgatactctccctgaatgtggtattcagtacgatactctccctgaatgtggtattcagtacgatactctccctgaatGTGAGTATTCA tacgatactctccctgaatgtggtattcagtacgatactctccctgaatgtggtattcagtacgatactctccctgaatgtggtattcagtacgatactctccctgaatGTGGTATcgtacgatactctccctgaatgtggtattcagtacgatactctccctgaatgtggtattcagtacgatactctccctgaatgtggtattcagtacgatactttCCCTGAATgtggtattcagtacgatactctccctgaatgtggtattcagtacgatactctccctgaatgtggtattca tacgatactctccctgaatgtggtattcagtacgatactctccctgaatgtggtattcagtacgatactctccctgaatgtggtattcagtacgatactctccctgaatGTGGTAATCtgtacgatactctccctgaatGAG TACGATATTCTCCCTGAATgtggtattcagtacgatactctccctgaatGTGGtgttcagtacgatactctccctgaatgtggtattcagtacgatactcccCCTGAATgtggtattcagtacgatactctccctgaatGTGGtgttcagtacgatactctccctgaatGTGGtgttcagtacgatactctccctgaatGTGGtgttcagtacgatactctccctgaatgtggtattcagtatgatactctccctgaatgtggtattca ATTATCACTAGAAGAAGACAACCGTTGTCAGTAA